Part of the bacterium genome is shown below.
ACCCATCCCGTTCCTATGGATTTCGTGGCGGTAAACGATAGGTTTGGAGAGTCGGGGCAGCCAATGGAACTTTTAAGGGAGTTCGGACTTGATTACGAAAGCATAGCAAGGAAAGCAGAGAATTTACTTAAGCGCAAACATTAGATGCCCAAAAAGCGAAAAATAACCGTTATAATTTCGCCCAGTGAAGGTGAAAGAAAGTATGGATTCGTTATGCCTCGCTGGGCATTCGTTCTTCTTGTTGGGCTCGTCATAGCGGGCTGGGCGATGGTGTGCTACAATATATTATCTGCGGCGCTGTGGCGCGGGTCCAAGATAAGAATGCTTAAGGCAGAAAATATACGGCTACGGAAAGCACTCGTGAAACTCGATTCGCTGGAATTTGAGATAAGGCGGCTTTCGGCTATGAAGCGAATTCTCGAGCAAGCATTGCTGGTCTCAGGGGAGAGAACCAAAAAGACCTCAACGAAGAAGCAAAAATTAGAAGTAGCTTTCAGGCAAAAACCATCACCGTTCAGGAATGTTGGGTTACCTGAGCTTGCGGACTTTCTTGATAGCAAAGATAGGCTTGTCGCGCACATACCATCGGGATTGCCAGTTAAGGGACCTGTTACTGCCAAGTTTGGTGAGGTGGGCGGAATTTTCAAATCTCCTCATACAGGGGTTGACATCTACGCCAAGGACGGCACTCCTGTTTCGGCTACAGCTGACGGGGTTGTCATCGAGGCGGGCGAGAACAGGGAACTCGGGAAATTCGTCGTTGTGGACCATCTTAATGGATACGAGACTG
Proteins encoded:
- a CDS encoding M23 family metallopeptidase, yielding MPKKRKITVIISPSEGERKYGFVMPRWAFVLLVGLVIAGWAMVCYNILSAALWRGSKIRMLKAENIRLRKALVKLDSLEFEIRRLSAMKRILEQALLVSGERTKKTSTKKQKLEVAFRQKPSPFRNVGLPELADFLDSKDRLVAHIPSGLPVKGPVTAKFGEVGGIFKSPHTGVDIYAKDGTPVSATADGVVIEAGENRELGKFVVVDHLNGYETVYGHLSEIVVDAGDIVGKGDIIGYSGHTGMVRGPHVHYEVRYKGKPIDPLKL